CACTCACCTTGCCTCTCTCCGGCTCTCTTGGTCCTCCTTAGACTTCACAAAGATGGCGTCTTCTCCACCCTGAGTCAGGTATGCAAGCTCCCCCACTTTTGAGAGGAAAATTAGCCTGGAAAAGAATGGATGGATTAAAGGTATAATTGACACACACCAAATCCAAAAGATCCCCATCTCTATCGATCGCACTTGAGGGATTCTTCATTACATAATGAAAGTTGTACCAGGGCATCGCAAAAAAGCCGTCACTGAATAAAAAGAACTGGCTACCATTCAGTGGTGCTTACTTGGACTGAGTTTCCCCAGATTTGATGCGCAGCCTGCGAATCATGAACTCATTTGAGCCGAAGAAGCCAGACAGGTATGAGTCTTTCTCCCACTTCAGCTTCACCATCAGCAGCTCGCCGACGTCCACATCAGAGACCACGAGGAAAGAGATTGTGGTGTTGGTGGACATGTTTGGCCTGGGAAAAAAATGAGGCTAAATCAGATCCACAATGTAGCATAGCCACacagcatagacatatatgcaGCTAAGTCTGCAGGTGTTGAACATTGAAACTATAGTATAGTATTATCACACTAACAGCAATTATGCCAAGTACAGAAAAGTACTGTGGTTAAATTGTTTTCCTCAGCTAAAACTGTGAATGCTACACAGCTATACATACACAGTGACGGGGATTCCCTCCTGATCCCCGTGGGTTCCGTAAAGGGACACGAGCATGGGCTGTTCCACAACACTGAAGTTTTTCTGACCGAACACATGGACTTTCACCTGGTAGTGGAAAACTGTCAGAAAGAAATTATTTCACTCACTTGAATCAAAGAGAATAAAGGGATAGAGCATTCCATACATTATCTATATTCAGACATTCATCTGACCAACCCCTTGTGTTCAACAAGAAGACATTAAGGATTGTACATTACATTGTACAACATTAAGATGACAAGATAATaatgacattttctttttttggctgAACTATCCCTTTAAGCCCACTGCAGTTCAAATGCATACATACCTTTGTAAGGCATCAGCTCTCTGGTCTTGAGGTACATCTTGGCACTTCTGGTGGTGCGTATCTTGTTGACGCCGTAACCCAGCTTGTTGCAGCGGTTCTTGCGGCAGCTCAGGCACAGGCCCTTGTAGAAAGCCTCCTTGGAGCTGCAGCGGTACGCCAGGCTTTGGTGCTGCAGGTTCACCAGGGAGTCGATGAACAGATGAATGGATCTCTCATGAGAGCACTTCACAAGCTGGTCCATATCTATGAGGAAGAATGGGGAAGGACAGGGCAGAGTCTTAGCTATGAACGGGTGTTTATCTTTTACTTCTGGAAGATCAGAAAGTAGAGTATGGTAAAGTGTGGTAAAAACTGAGGAATTAACATGTACATTTAAGATATACACCTATCCTTGGAGCATCTAAAAAGTAGGGATAATATGACTAGATTACAAATGTGTATAAAGGAAGATGTCTATgcataataattatatatatatattatatattatataaaattcATCTTTCAACGTACTGTTTATGCCATAGGTGGCAATCATCTTCATAGTATTCTTAAGACTGCAGCCAGGCTGATAGGTGCCGCCATTGGGGTAGATGTCAACATGTCCCACAGGCTTCTGGATCCCAATGCTCAGGTCCGGCGTGCCTCTGGTGTTGGTGTGCAAGACATCCACAAAGTTGGCATCGTCTGAAGACAGACGACTGATTTCTTCTGCATGCTCAAAACGGGGACCCGCTGGGTCAAGGCCTATAGGgaacaacagagggagagagagagagataagttgCCTCATTTGATAAGACAATACAAGGCGTGTTGTTTAGGAGCAAGCATGTTGtcgtgtgtgtttcttccaGTCAGCTAGTGAGTGACAATGGGTGACCCTGTCTGTCTATGcacaaaaaagcacacaaacaaactcactcactcactcactcactcactcactcaaagacagacacaaactcaatcatgaacacacacagcacgcatgAATCATTATGGTCATGGTGTTTAATTTtcattcttttctcctttcctgtaatgaaagtgagaaagagaagaaaagagaaagaaagaaagacagagcactctctacacaaacatgtaatgaaaaataaactaaaactaaaaaaacagcCACTTGTCCATAAGAAGCAGCTAACTGAAGAGCATGGATACAGGTTCAACTGGACTGAAAAATAATGGCACACAAGGACTGAACCACACTTAAGTCAAGACTGGATACAAAGAAAGTGCTATAAAAAGGCACAATCGCTCTGAATTCTCAGTCTGAAATGAGTGTCAACAACAGAGACTAAACAGAAAAGAATGTCATCCAGTGCATATCAAAGAATGGTGCATCCAGAAATTTTGGTCAGGCGAGTGAGGACACAGCTACAGAGAGAATGCACTGACCTGTGATTCTGTTGACTTTGTGGTTCATGAGGTTTCCAGCTACTCCGGCCACATGTGCTCCCAAGCTGTAGCCAAGCAGGTGAAGTTTGTCCAGGGGATACTCCAGGTCCTTCACAAGAAAAGGCCACATTGATACAAAAGACAACTCGCAAGAACAAATCGACACAGGTTTACATCACTGTTCAGTGAAGGAATGTGACGTGAGTCAAGGCTGAAGAGCATGAGCATCAGTTTAGATAGCcctgtttgtattttgtattgtcaGTCAGAATATTTGTTGGATTTGTTTACACTTTACAGGGTCagaaaaggtaaacaaacaataaaagatATGATGTGAAAGAGAAACAGGGCAAT
This region of Clupea harengus unplaced genomic scaffold, Ch_v2.0.2, whole genome shotgun sequence genomic DNA includes:
- the LOC122130758 gene encoding lipoprotein lipase, coding for MGKENLWLLVIGISVIKSCESLNTTTESVFSSNTTLYTEDYSDIETKFSLRTSEYPDEDLCYLILGQQDTISECGFNISSRTFVIIHGWSVAGLFESWVYKFVTAFYEREPSANIIVVDWLDRASQHYPISAENTRLVGKDVAKFINWLEDLEYPLDKLHLLGYSLGAHVAGVAGNLMNHKVNRITGLDPAGPRFEHAEEISRLSSDDANFVDVLHTNTRGTPDLSIGIQKPVGHVDIYPNGGTYQPGCSLKNTMKMIATYGINNMDQLVKCSHERSIHLFIDSLVNLQHQSLAYRCSSKEAFYKGLCLSCRKNRCNKLGYGVNKIRTTRSAKMYLKTRELMPYKVFHYQVKVHVFGQKNFSVVEQPMLVSLYGTHGDQEGIPVTVPNMSTNTTISFLVVSDVDVGELLMVKLKWEKDSYLSGFFGSNEFMIRRLRIKSGETQSKLIFLSKVGELAYLTQGGEDAIFVKSKEDQESRREARLHRLKMHGSFFNQATE